One stretch of Sphingomonas rosea DNA includes these proteins:
- a CDS encoding helix-turn-helix transcriptional regulator, with the protein MSDRLGNRLKERRGALGLTQAELAERCAVTRKTINTVENGVFVPSTVLALKLALALERPVEELFWLAD; encoded by the coding sequence ATGAGCGACCGGCTCGGCAATCGCCTCAAGGAGCGGCGCGGAGCGCTTGGCCTGACCCAGGCCGAGCTCGCCGAACGCTGCGCGGTGACTCGCAAGACGATCAACACGGTCGAAAACGGGGTGTTCGTGCCCTCGACCGTCCTGGCGCTGAAGCTCGCCCTCGCCCTCGAGCGACCGGTCGAGGAGCTTTTCTGGCTGGCCGACTAG
- the pal gene encoding peptidoglycan-associated lipoprotein Pal yields the protein MRKTVTLLGIAVALSMSGCARKKAVVDTASTQTDTADAGTVASTSNDDVGLVELPGSQAALVAAAGSDTIYFGTDQSDISADAQATLRAQAKWLLANTNVRASVEGHADERGTREYNQALGERRAQAAKLFLMAQGIPEARLLTISWGKERPVATGSDESAWAQNRRAVTVVVK from the coding sequence ATGCGCAAGACCGTCACGCTTCTCGGCATCGCCGTCGCCCTGTCCATGTCGGGCTGTGCCCGCAAGAAGGCCGTCGTCGACACCGCCTCGACCCAGACCGACACGGCCGATGCCGGAACCGTCGCCAGCACCAGCAATGACGACGTCGGCCTCGTCGAACTGCCGGGCAGCCAGGCCGCACTGGTCGCGGCGGCGGGCTCGGACACCATCTATTTCGGGACTGACCAGTCGGACATTTCGGCGGACGCGCAGGCGACGCTGCGGGCGCAGGCCAAGTGGCTGCTCGCCAACACCAATGTCCGGGCTTCGGTCGAGGGGCATGCCGACGAGCGCGGCACCCGCGAATATAATCAGGCGCTGGGCGAGCGGCGCGCGCAGGCCGCCAAGCTCTTCTTGATGGCGCAGGGCATCCCCGAAGCGCGCCTGCTGACCATCAGCTGGGGCAAGGAACGCCCGGTCGCAACCGGCTCGGACGAAAGCGCCTGGGCCCAGAACCGCCGCGCGGTGACGGTCGTCGTCAAGTAA
- a CDS encoding alpha/beta hydrolase has translation MPRFTTSDGTSIFFKDLGPRDSQPIAFHHGWPLSADDWDAQVMFFLNKGYRVIAHDRRGHGRSEETTHGNEMDTYAADLIELAAHLDLRNAVHVGHSTGGGEVVHYVARAEPGRVAKAAILGAVPPRMLVGEDNPEGIPMEAFDGYRAGVATNRAQTYLDVASGPFYGFNRDGVQPIEGVIRNWWRQGMMGGIKAQYDCIKAFSETDFSDDLRKIEVPVFVMHGDDDQIVPYRISALRSIKLLKDGRIKIYPGFPHGMATTHADVINADLLAFIEGREVGERQAELAGAEA, from the coding sequence ATGCCGAGGTTCACGACCAGCGACGGGACGAGCATCTTCTTCAAGGATCTGGGGCCGAGGGACTCCCAGCCGATCGCCTTCCATCACGGCTGGCCGCTCAGCGCCGACGACTGGGACGCGCAGGTGATGTTCTTCCTGAACAAGGGCTACCGGGTGATCGCCCACGACCGCCGCGGGCATGGCCGTTCGGAAGAGACCACCCACGGAAACGAGATGGACACCTATGCCGCCGACCTGATCGAGCTGGCCGCGCATCTCGACCTGCGCAACGCCGTCCATGTCGGTCATTCGACCGGCGGCGGAGAGGTCGTCCATTATGTCGCTCGGGCCGAGCCGGGGCGGGTCGCCAAGGCGGCGATCCTCGGCGCGGTGCCGCCGCGGATGCTGGTCGGCGAGGACAATCCCGAGGGCATTCCGATGGAGGCGTTCGACGGCTACCGCGCGGGTGTCGCGACCAATCGCGCCCAGACCTATCTCGATGTCGCCTCGGGGCCCTTTTACGGGTTCAACCGCGACGGTGTGCAGCCGATCGAGGGCGTCATCCGCAACTGGTGGCGGCAGGGCATGATGGGCGGGATCAAGGCCCAGTATGACTGCATCAAGGCCTTTTCCGAGACCGATTTCTCGGACGACCTCAGGAAGATCGAGGTGCCGGTCTTCGTCATGCATGGCGACGACGACCAGATCGTGCCCTACCGAATCTCGGCGCTGCGTTCGATCAAGCTGCTCAAGGACGGGCGGATCAAGATCTATCCGGGCTTCCCGCACGGCATGGCGACCACCCACGCCGATGTGATCAACGCCGATCTCCTGGCGTTCATCGAGGGCCGCGAGGTGGGCGAGCGGCAGGCGGAGCTGGCTGGCGCGGAGGCCTGA
- a CDS encoding DUF3089 domain-containing protein, translated as MSLLLAIAAQAAATQATPAAVAPDYEKDASWICLPGRRDVCSTPLATTALSKNGYGSNGLSTIASNPKLDCFYVYPTVSQDRGFNSDLKPDLETGATLTQFARFAGVCRTFAPIYRQMTSAAIGAAALGRDLTPNFEVAYGDVRSAFRNFLATRAKGRPFVLVGHSQGSWMLQTLIAREIEGKPAARQMALAIIPGFNVLVPEGKLVGGTFASTPLCTRLGQKGCVVAYSSYRTNNPPPPGALFGYAAKPGFTVACTNPAALGSRGWAPLDSYWYTRSELPVPGGPISWSSEGKPPTPFVRTEGLASGRCVNAGPRGYLEIRTNVTPGAKWTDRIGGEVGLGGFFIPGWGMHLADVSAPQGNLIRLVEAVAR; from the coding sequence GTGTCGCTTCTGCTTGCCATCGCCGCCCAGGCTGCCGCCACCCAGGCCACGCCCGCCGCCGTCGCACCCGATTATGAAAAGGACGCGAGCTGGATCTGCCTGCCGGGCCGCCGCGACGTCTGCTCGACCCCGCTGGCGACCACCGCGCTGAGCAAGAACGGCTACGGCTCGAACGGCCTCAGCACAATTGCATCGAACCCGAAGCTCGACTGCTTCTACGTCTACCCGACCGTGAGCCAGGACCGCGGGTTCAACAGCGACCTCAAGCCCGACCTCGAGACCGGCGCGACCCTCACCCAGTTCGCGCGCTTCGCCGGCGTCTGCCGGACCTTCGCTCCCATCTACCGCCAGATGACCTCGGCGGCGATTGGGGCGGCCGCGCTCGGCCGGGACCTCACGCCCAATTTCGAGGTCGCCTATGGCGACGTTCGGAGCGCCTTCCGCAACTTCCTCGCCACCCGCGCCAAGGGCCGGCCCTTCGTCCTCGTCGGCCACAGCCAGGGGAGCTGGATGCTGCAGACGCTGATCGCGCGCGAGATCGAGGGCAAGCCGGCGGCGCGCCAGATGGCGCTTGCGATCATCCCCGGCTTCAACGTGCTGGTGCCCGAGGGCAAGCTCGTCGGCGGGACCTTCGCCTCGACCCCGCTCTGCACCCGCCTCGGCCAGAAGGGCTGCGTCGTGGCGTATTCGAGCTACCGGACCAACAACCCGCCGCCGCCGGGCGCGTTGTTCGGCTATGCGGCCAAGCCCGGCTTCACAGTCGCCTGCACCAATCCCGCCGCGCTGGGATCACGGGGCTGGGCACCGCTCGACAGCTATTGGTACACCCGCTCCGAGCTGCCCGTGCCCGGCGGTCCGATCAGCTGGTCGAGCGAGGGCAAGCCGCCAACACCCTTCGTCCGCACCGAGGGCCTCGCCTCGGGCCGCTGCGTCAATGCCGGCCCGCGCGGCTACCTCGAGATCCGCACCAACGTCACGCCGGGCGCCAAATGGACCGACCGGATCGGCGGCGAAGTCGGGCTCGGCGGCTTCTTCATCCCCGGTTGGGGGATGCATCTCGCCGACGTGTCCGCACCGCAGGGTAATCTCATCCGGCTGGTCGAGGCGGTTGCCCGCTAG
- a CDS encoding cell envelope biogenesis protein TolA, with protein MRIDRGEARGTGLALLLHVGLVAALATSLAHTPKTPEPAPVEVEFVDSDEVALTAAAPTPATPPAAQAPAPSPEPPTPEQPAPQPAPAPTPPLPTPIVQPAPPPTPTPRAQPQPRPQPQPRPQPQARPQRPQARPQQAQRPAPPRPAPPRQSRLGDDFLKGIPTPDRDLGPKPAQAGAATFSAAAKASVDSAIKRQIQPCADRQSSLGPGADRIRVTVNLRLDRSGRLSRPPALVRTSGVNEDNARFEDLAYDQAVAVFRACAPLRLPPELYITPQGGWANINLTYAAK; from the coding sequence GTGAGGATCGATCGCGGCGAGGCGCGGGGTACGGGGCTTGCCCTGCTGCTCCACGTCGGCCTCGTCGCCGCGCTCGCTACCAGCCTCGCACACACCCCCAAGACCCCCGAGCCCGCGCCGGTCGAGGTCGAGTTCGTCGACAGCGACGAGGTCGCGCTGACCGCCGCCGCGCCCACGCCGGCCACGCCGCCCGCCGCGCAGGCGCCTGCGCCCTCGCCCGAGCCGCCGACGCCCGAGCAGCCGGCCCCGCAACCCGCGCCCGCGCCCACGCCGCCCTTGCCGACCCCGATCGTCCAGCCCGCGCCGCCGCCGACACCCACGCCGCGCGCCCAGCCGCAACCTCGCCCCCAGCCCCAGCCGCGTCCGCAGCCTCAGGCCCGGCCCCAGCGACCGCAGGCGCGGCCTCAGCAGGCCCAGCGCCCCGCGCCGCCACGCCCGGCCCCGCCGCGCCAGTCGCGGCTCGGCGACGACTTCCTCAAGGGCATTCCGACCCCCGACCGCGACCTCGGCCCCAAACCCGCGCAGGCCGGCGCCGCGACCTTCAGCGCCGCCGCCAAGGCCAGCGTCGACAGCGCGATCAAGCGCCAGATCCAGCCCTGCGCCGACCGTCAGTCCTCGCTTGGTCCCGGCGCCGACCGGATCCGGGTCACGGTGAACCTCCGGCTCGACCGCTCGGGGCGCCTGTCGCGCCCGCCGGCCCTCGTTCGCACCAGCGGCGTCAATGAAGACAATGCCCGCTTCGAGGACCTCGCCTACGACCAGGCCGTGGCCGTGTTCCGCGCCTGCGCGCCCTTGCGCTTGCCCCCCGAGCTATACATCACGCCGCAAGGTGGCTGGGCTAACATCAACCTGACCTATGCCGCGAAGTGA
- a CDS encoding GFA family protein produces the protein MSEHRASCRCGQLHAVASGDPVRVSACHCLNCQKRSGSAFAVQARWPSDKVTIAGDAHVFRKVGDSGNWATFHFCPSCGSDLYFTNGGPSVHPAVADSLAIPLGAFDDPHFLTPQFSIFESRKHKWLEVTGDGIHHD, from the coding sequence ATGAGCGAGCATCGCGCCTCCTGCCGCTGCGGCCAGCTTCATGCGGTCGCGTCGGGCGATCCCGTCCGGGTCTCGGCCTGCCACTGCCTCAATTGCCAAAAGCGGAGCGGCAGCGCCTTTGCGGTCCAGGCGCGCTGGCCATCGGACAAGGTCACCATTGCCGGGGACGCCCATGTCTTTCGCAAGGTCGGCGACAGCGGCAACTGGGCGACCTTCCATTTCTGCCCATCCTGCGGGTCCGACCTCTACTTCACCAACGGTGGGCCCTCGGTCCACCCGGCGGTCGCCGACAGCCTCGCCATTCCGCTCGGCGCTTTCGACGACCCCCATTTCTTGACGCCGCAATTCTCGATCTTCGAAAGCCGCAAGCACAAGTGGCTTGAAGTCACCGGCGACGGGATCCACCACGACTGA
- a CDS encoding YbgC/FadM family acyl-CoA thioesterase, whose protein sequence is MASPYDRPYRGGFVRAEHRFALTVYFEDTDTAGIVYYANYLKFMERARSDMLLAAGIDQRGTLEAGIGVYAVAEAHVRYVRPAKLGDDLVIVSTLEEVRAASVRIQQRVMRGDELCAEGRITAAFLTLDGRPTRQPREWVGVFEAIRNRKKEQE, encoded by the coding sequence ATGGCGTCACCCTACGACCGGCCCTATCGCGGCGGCTTCGTTCGCGCGGAGCATCGCTTCGCGCTCACCGTCTACTTCGAGGACACGGACACCGCCGGCATCGTCTATTACGCCAATTATCTGAAGTTCATGGAGCGCGCCCGCTCCGATATGCTGCTCGCCGCGGGCATCGACCAGCGCGGGACGCTCGAAGCGGGTATTGGCGTCTATGCCGTGGCCGAGGCGCATGTCCGCTACGTTCGGCCGGCCAAGCTCGGCGACGACCTCGTGATCGTCTCGACCCTCGAGGAAGTCCGCGCCGCCTCGGTCCGGATTCAGCAACGGGTCATGCGCGGCGACGAACTCTGCGCCGAAGGACGGATCACCGCCGCCTTCCTCACTCTGGACGGCCGGCCGACCCGCCAGCCGCGCGAATGGGTCGGGGTGTTCGAGGCGATCCGCAACAGGAAGAAGGAACAAGAATGA
- the ruvB gene encoding Holliday junction branch migration DNA helicase RuvB gives MASDPSPLTTPERTAEDVDAALRPKHLDEFVGQQGARENLRVFIAAAKARGEALDHVLFFGPPGLGKTTLAQIVAREMGVGFRATSGPVIAKSGDLAALLTNLEDGDVLFIDEIHRLNPAVEEVLYPAMEDRALDLVIGEGPSARSVRIDLPRFTLVGATTRQGLLTTPLRDRFGIPVRLNFYTVEELEKVVARAAILLGAPVSPDGAHEIARRSRGTPRIAGRLLRRVRDFAHAAGAETIDAATADRALGRLEIDALGLDAMDRRYLHMIADLYGGGPVGVETLAAGLSEPRDTIEDVIEPYLIQLGLIARTARGRCLNGKAWTHLGLTPPAGTSSGLFD, from the coding sequence ATGGCCTCCGACCCCTCGCCCCTCACCACGCCCGAGCGCACCGCCGAGGACGTCGACGCCGCGCTCCGGCCGAAGCACCTCGACGAATTCGTCGGCCAGCAGGGCGCGCGCGAAAACCTGCGCGTCTTCATCGCCGCCGCCAAGGCGCGGGGCGAAGCGCTCGACCACGTCCTCTTCTTCGGCCCGCCGGGGCTCGGCAAAACCACCCTCGCGCAGATCGTCGCGCGCGAAATGGGCGTCGGCTTCCGCGCTACCTCGGGCCCGGTCATCGCCAAGTCGGGTGACCTTGCCGCGCTGCTCACCAACCTCGAGGACGGCGACGTCCTGTTCATCGACGAAATTCACCGGCTCAATCCGGCGGTCGAGGAAGTCCTCTATCCTGCCATGGAGGACCGGGCGCTCGATCTCGTCATTGGCGAGGGGCCGTCGGCGCGCTCGGTCCGGATCGACCTTCCCCGCTTCACCTTGGTCGGCGCGACCACCCGGCAGGGGCTGCTCACCACCCCGTTGCGCGACCGGTTCGGCATTCCGGTCCGCCTCAACTTCTACACCGTCGAGGAACTCGAAAAGGTCGTCGCCCGCGCCGCCATCCTGCTCGGCGCCCCGGTCAGCCCCGACGGCGCGCACGAGATCGCCCGCCGCAGCCGCGGCACCCCGCGAATCGCCGGCCGCCTGCTCCGGCGGGTCCGCGACTTCGCCCATGCCGCGGGCGCCGAGACCATCGATGCCGCCACCGCCGACCGCGCACTCGGCCGGCTCGAGATCGACGCCCTCGGGCTCGACGCCATGGATCGCCGCTACCTCCACATGATCGCCGATCTCTATGGCGGCGGCCCGGTCGGGGTGGAGACGCTCGCGGCCGGCCTCAGCGAGCCCAGGGACACGATCGAGGACGTGATCGAGCCCTACCTCATTCAGCTCGGCCTCATCGCCCGGACTGCACGCGGGCGCTGTCTCAACGGCAAGGCCTGGACCCATCTCGGCCTGACGCCGCCCGCGGGCACCTCGAGCGGCCTGTTCGACTAG
- the ruvC gene encoding crossover junction endodeoxyribonuclease RuvC, translating into MIILGLDPSLSSTGWGVIRAEGNRLAHVANGQIKTRPNAPMPERLAALAGAIEAVVSEHRPTAAGAEEVFVNQNPASTLKLAQARGVVLMCMGRAGIAVGEYAPTLVKKAVVGTGGASKDQVHAMVKILLPGVRIAGEDASDALAVAITHAHHLASARRLG; encoded by the coding sequence ATGATCATCCTCGGCCTCGACCCCAGCCTGTCCTCGACCGGCTGGGGCGTGATCCGGGCCGAGGGCAACCGCCTCGCACATGTCGCGAACGGCCAGATTAAGACCAGGCCGAATGCGCCCATGCCCGAGCGCCTCGCGGCCCTCGCGGGCGCGATCGAGGCGGTCGTCTCCGAGCACCGCCCGACCGCGGCCGGCGCCGAGGAAGTGTTCGTCAACCAGAACCCCGCCTCGACCCTCAAGCTCGCGCAGGCGCGCGGGGTGGTGCTGATGTGCATGGGCCGCGCCGGCATCGCGGTCGGCGAATATGCCCCCACCCTCGTCAAGAAGGCGGTGGTCGGAACCGGAGGCGCGTCCAAGGACCAGGTTCACGCGATGGTGAAGATCCTGCTCCCTGGCGTCAGGATCGCCGGCGAGGACGCCTCGGACGCCCTCGCCGTCGCCATCACCCACGCGCATCATCTGGCCTCGGCAAGGCGCCTCGGCTGA
- the ruvA gene encoding Holliday junction branch migration protein RuvA, producing the protein MIARLVGNLVETSPDSAVIDVRGVGYLVLASGKTLAALPAPGGEVILLTELQVREDSMTLFAFGSAAEREAFRQLTSVQGVGGKVALAILTILTPDELARAVSAGDKAMIARASGVGPKLAQRIALELQGKLGLPAALAPGIPAATGGFTNDAMSALANLGFKPAEASAAVARAAEELGPDATLDALVRLALRKAAK; encoded by the coding sequence ATGATCGCCCGCCTCGTCGGCAACCTCGTCGAAACCTCGCCCGACAGCGCCGTCATCGACGTGCGCGGCGTCGGCTATCTGGTGCTCGCCAGCGGCAAGACGCTGGCCGCGCTGCCTGCGCCCGGCGGTGAGGTCATCCTGCTGACCGAGCTTCAGGTCCGCGAGGATTCGATGACCCTCTTCGCCTTCGGTTCGGCGGCCGAGCGCGAGGCCTTTCGCCAGTTGACCAGCGTCCAAGGCGTGGGCGGCAAGGTCGCGCTGGCGATCCTCACCATCCTCACCCCCGACGAACTCGCCCGCGCGGTTTCGGCGGGCGACAAGGCGATGATCGCCCGGGCGAGCGGGGTCGGCCCCAAGCTCGCCCAGCGCATCGCGCTCGAGCTCCAGGGCAAGCTCGGCCTCCCCGCCGCCCTCGCGCCCGGCATCCCCGCGGCCACCGGCGGCTTCACCAACGACGCCATGTCCGCCCTCGCCAACCTCGGCTTCAAGCCCGCCGAAGCCAGCGCTGCCGTCGCCCGGGCCGCCGAAGAGCTCGGCCCCGACGCGACCCTCGACGCGCTGGTCCGCCTCGCGCTTCGCAAGGCCGCCAAATGA
- the tolB gene encoding Tol-Pal system beta propeller repeat protein TolB, which produces MLRKALFALSALVATPALAQSDDPPPVDVEVTSGGVSSAISIAVPNMPVDNAELALGRNVASVIASDLRGTGRFNPLGPGGLPNYAVAQADAPAFGDWRPLGAQQLVTGFVRATGPGQVTVGCYLHDVGAGRQLLGQGFSVSADNWRRAAHKCADAIYARLTGEGAFLDTRVVFVAETGPKNNRQKRIAIMDSDGANLRYLTEGEATVVTPRFSPDGRRLAYTSYAGRRARVWVLDIASGSKRLLVPGLALTSAPRFSPDGNRIAYALSANGNTDIWVANADGSGTPQRLTSAPGIDTAPSFSPDGRRIVFESDRSGSQQLYLMDADGSNQRRISFGGPAGSPAWSPRGDKIAFVRVGAFRIGVMNASGGGETLLTDGWQDESPSWAPNGQFVMFNRFSRDGRTGLYAVNVAGGTARRLPTPQDGSDPSWSPLQR; this is translated from the coding sequence ATGCTGCGTAAAGCCCTGTTCGCCCTGAGCGCCCTCGTCGCGACGCCCGCCCTCGCCCAGTCGGACGATCCGCCCCCGGTCGACGTCGAGGTGACCAGCGGCGGCGTCAGCAGCGCCATCTCCATCGCGGTGCCCAACATGCCGGTCGACAATGCCGAGCTCGCCCTCGGCCGCAACGTCGCGAGCGTGATCGCCTCCGACCTGCGCGGCACCGGCCGGTTCAATCCGCTCGGGCCGGGCGGCCTGCCCAATTATGCCGTCGCGCAGGCCGACGCGCCCGCCTTCGGCGACTGGCGGCCCCTGGGCGCGCAGCAGCTCGTCACCGGCTTCGTCCGCGCCACCGGCCCCGGCCAGGTCACCGTCGGCTGCTACCTCCATGACGTCGGCGCCGGCCGCCAGCTCCTCGGTCAAGGCTTCTCGGTCTCGGCCGACAACTGGCGCCGCGCCGCGCACAAATGTGCCGATGCCATCTACGCCCGGCTGACCGGCGAGGGGGCCTTCCTTGACACGCGCGTCGTGTTCGTCGCCGAGACCGGTCCCAAGAACAATCGGCAGAAGCGCATCGCCATCATGGATTCGGACGGCGCGAACCTGCGCTACCTGACCGAGGGCGAGGCCACCGTCGTCACCCCGCGTTTCTCTCCCGACGGCCGCCGCTTGGCCTACACCAGCTACGCCGGCCGCCGCGCCCGCGTCTGGGTGCTCGACATCGCCAGCGGGAGCAAGCGCCTGCTCGTGCCCGGCCTCGCGCTGACCAGCGCGCCGCGCTTCTCGCCCGACGGCAACCGCATCGCTTATGCGCTCTCGGCCAACGGCAACACCGACATCTGGGTCGCCAATGCCGACGGTTCGGGCACGCCGCAGCGGCTGACCAGCGCACCCGGCATCGACACCGCGCCGAGTTTCTCGCCCGACGGCCGCCGGATCGTCTTCGAGAGCGACCGATCCGGCTCGCAACAACTCTACCTGATGGACGCCGACGGCTCGAACCAGCGCCGGATCAGCTTCGGCGGCCCGGCCGGCTCGCCCGCGTGGAGCCCGCGCGGCGACAAGATCGCCTTCGTCCGCGTCGGTGCCTTCCGCATCGGCGTCATGAACGCGAGCGGCGGTGGGGAGACCCTGCTCACCGACGGCTGGCAGGACGAAAGCCCGAGCTGGGCCCCCAACGGCCAGTTCGTCATGTTCAATCGCTTCAGCCGCGACGGGCGCACCGGCCTCTACGCGGTCAACGTCGCCGGCGGCACCGCCCGCCGGCTCCCCACCCCCCAGGACGGCTCGGACCCGAGCTGGTCGCCGCTCCAGCGCTGA
- a CDS encoding YebC/PmpR family DNA-binding transcriptional regulator, producing the protein MAGHSKFKNIMHRKGAQDKKRSGMFSKLSREITVAAKMGLPDPDMNPRLRAAVNAAKAQSMPKDNIQRAIDKASKGDAENYEEVRYEGYGPNGVAIIVEALTDNRNRTATNVRTAFSKNGGNLGASGSVAHGFERLGLIEYPASAGDEDKVMEAAIEAGADDVQSDEDGHQIWTQTDGMHDVAKALEAALGEASAVKLAWKPTLTTEVSGDAVASLMKLVDALEDDDDVQTVWGNYDISDDELAKLG; encoded by the coding sequence ATGGCCGGCCATTCCAAATTCAAGAACATCATGCATCGCAAGGGCGCGCAGGACAAAAAGCGCTCGGGCATGTTCTCCAAGCTCAGCCGCGAAATCACCGTCGCGGCCAAGATGGGCCTGCCCGATCCCGACATGAACCCGCGTCTTCGCGCCGCGGTCAACGCCGCCAAGGCGCAGTCGATGCCCAAGGACAATATCCAGCGCGCGATCGACAAGGCGAGCAAGGGCGACGCGGAGAATTACGAGGAAGTGCGCTACGAGGGCTATGGCCCCAATGGCGTCGCGATCATCGTCGAGGCGCTGACCGACAACCGCAACCGCACCGCCACCAACGTCCGCACCGCCTTCTCCAAGAACGGCGGCAATCTCGGCGCGAGCGGCAGCGTCGCCCACGGCTTCGAGCGGCTCGGCCTGATCGAATATCCGGCCAGCGCCGGCGACGAGGACAAGGTCATGGAAGCCGCGATCGAGGCCGGCGCCGACGACGTCCAGAGCGACGAGGACGGCCACCAGATCTGGACCCAGACCGACGGCATGCACGATGTCGCAAAAGCGCTCGAGGCGGCGCTCGGCGAAGCCTCGGCGGTCAAGCTGGCGTGGAAGCCGACGCTGACCACCGAAGTCTCGGGCGACGCGGTCGCCAGCCTGATGAAGCTGGTCGACGCACTCGAAGACGACGACGACGTCCAGACCGTCTGGGGCAATTACGACATCTCGGACGACGAGCTGGCGAAGCTCGGCTGA
- the tolQ gene encoding protein TolQ, with protein sequence MSAAAPAADLMSPLALFMHADIVVKLVMIGLLVASVWTWGIIITHVTRLRSINRATDSYERDFWAAKDLDAFHEARGKEEIPTARIVTAGLGEWRRSIGLASSDRSGARERLTTVMSAEVEGELDRLSDRLNILATVASAAPFIGLFGTVWGIMRSFTAIAGANNTSLAVVAPGIAEALFATAIGLFAAIPALIAYNRLTHGLDRFEARLNRFADRFHATLSREFEREG encoded by the coding sequence ATGAGCGCTGCCGCGCCCGCCGCCGACCTGATGAGCCCGCTGGCGCTCTTCATGCACGCGGACATCGTCGTGAAGCTCGTCATGATCGGCCTGCTCGTCGCCAGCGTCTGGACCTGGGGGATCATCATCACCCATGTCACCCGCCTCCGCTCGATCAATCGCGCGACCGATTCCTACGAGCGCGACTTCTGGGCTGCCAAGGACCTCGACGCCTTTCACGAGGCACGCGGCAAGGAAGAGATCCCGACCGCCCGCATCGTCACCGCGGGGCTCGGCGAATGGCGCCGCTCGATCGGCCTTGCGAGCAGCGACCGCAGCGGCGCGCGCGAGCGGCTGACCACGGTCATGAGCGCCGAGGTCGAGGGCGAGCTCGACCGACTGTCCGACCGCCTCAACATCCTCGCCACGGTCGCCAGCGCGGCCCCTTTCATCGGCCTGTTCGGCACGGTCTGGGGCATCATGCGCAGCTTCACCGCCATCGCGGGCGCCAACAACACCAGCCTCGCGGTCGTCGCACCCGGGATCGCCGAGGCGCTCTTCGCCACCGCCATCGGCCTCTTCGCCGCCATCCCGGCGCTCATCGCCTATAACCGGCTGACCCACGGCCTCGACCGGTTCGAGGCGCGGCTCAACCGCTTCGCCGACCGCTTCCACGCGACCCTGAGCCGCGAGTTCGAGCGGGAAGGCTGA
- a CDS encoding ExbD/TolR family protein: MGAQVGTRRRGKRRAPVADINVTPLVDVMLVLLIIFMVTAPLLVSGVPVDLPQNRAAPLDQQVQPVQVSLDAQGAIYIDDQPISEAALPQRLAAIAAEPAPPEGRRIYLRADRSLDYGKVMGVMGELNRAGLNRVALVSVGESR; the protein is encoded by the coding sequence ATGGGCGCCCAGGTCGGAACCCGCCGCCGGGGCAAGCGCCGCGCGCCGGTGGCGGACATCAACGTGACGCCGCTCGTCGACGTCATGCTGGTGCTCCTGATCATCTTCATGGTCACCGCCCCGCTGCTCGTCTCGGGCGTGCCGGTCGACCTTCCGCAGAACCGCGCCGCCCCCCTCGACCAGCAGGTCCAGCCGGTGCAGGTCTCGCTCGACGCGCAAGGCGCGATCTACATCGACGACCAACCAATTTCCGAGGCCGCGCTTCCCCAGCGTCTCGCCGCCATCGCCGCCGAGCCCGCCCCGCCCGAGGGCCGCCGCATCTATCTTCGTGCCGACCGCAGCCTCGATTATGGCAAGGTGATGGGCGTGATGGGCGAGCTTAACCGCGCCGGCCTGAACCGCGTCGCCCTCGTCAGCGTGGGCGAGAGCCGGTGA